The Mycobacteriales bacterium genomic sequence TCGTCGAGGTCGTCGACGAACACGGTGTGCAGGGCGTAACCGGCCCGCTCGGGCAGCACCTCGATGTAGAGGTGACGGTTCTCGGCGAGCTCCCAGACCGCCTCGGTCGCGTTCGGCCGGAACGCGGGCCCGGACCCGAGCAACTGCCCGTACCAGCCCAGGGCCCGCTCGTAGTCGCTCACCGGAACACCCGCGAAGAGGTCGACCGTCATCCGTCGACGCTAGCCGGTGCGATGCCGTGCGGGCGGGTGGGGTGGTTCGACCGGTTGAGCGGTCGGTGGACGGGGAACGATCATGTGGTCCAGTCCTCGCCCCGGAGGTGCAGGCATGCGTGCCGGTGTCGTCGTCGTCCTCATCTGGCTGATCATCGGCGCGATCGCAGCCGGGCAGCGCCACTACTTCTCGGGCTCGGACGCGAGCTGCGCGAAGACCGGGACCATCCTGGTCACGATCGTCGCCGGGCCGCTGAACTACGTCGGCGTCAACCCGAAGATCCGCTGCAGCGTGCCCGAACCGACCAAGTAGGACAGCCTCGGCCGGTCAGTGGCGCCGGGTGGCGCGGACGACGACGTCGTCGAGGGACACCTCGTGGCCGTCGGGGCCGGTGAGGGTGCGGCGGCGTTCCCCGGCGGTGACGACGTCCCACCGGGTGTCGTCCAGGCGCGCGGTGACCGCCGCCGCGGTCGCCGACGCCTCGGCGGGCGGACGGTGCCCGTGCCCGTGGC encodes the following:
- a CDS encoding VOC family protein is translated as MTVDLFAGVPVSDYERALGWYGQLLGSGPAFRPNATEAVWELAENRHLYIEVLPERAGYALHTVFVDDLDERITGIGSRGLEPASTEEYDNGVRKVIFHDPDGNEIGFAGGPTG